One segment of Sesamum indicum cultivar Zhongzhi No. 13 linkage group LG4, S_indicum_v1.0, whole genome shotgun sequence DNA contains the following:
- the LOC105160417 gene encoding baicalein 7-O-glucuronosyltransferase-like (The RefSeq protein has 6 substitutions, 1 frameshift compared to this genomic sequence): MEDTVVLYTSAEHLNSMLVLAKFISKHYPSIPLLILCSAPESAAASVATVPSITYHRLPPPALPPNLTTNPLELLFEIPRLNNPNVSKALQEISQKSRIKAFVIDFFCNPVFEVSTGLNIPTYFYISSGAFGLCPFLNFPTIEETVPGDLADLNDFVEIPGCPPVHSSDFPEAMIHRKSNIYKHFMDAARNMAKSTGNLVNAFDALEFRAKEALINGLCIPNAPTPPVYLVGPLVGDSNRNNGCIQHECLKWLDSQPSKSVIFLCFGRRGLFSVEQLKEMALGLENSGYRFLWSVRSPPGKQNSAAAEPDLDELLPKGFLERTKDRGFIIKSWAPQTEVLSHDSVGGFVTHCGRSSILEAVSLGVPMIGWPLYAEQRMNRVFMVEEMKVALPLEETADGLVTAVELEKRVRQLMDSQTGRAVRHRVTELKSSAAAAVRKNGSSLVALQNFIASVTRV, translated from the exons ATGGAAGACACCGTTGTCCTCTACACTTCGGCAGAGCACTTGAATTCCATGTTAGTGCTGGCCAAATTCATTAGCAAACATTATCCCTCCATCCCCCTCCTAATCCTTTGCTCCGCCCCCGAGTCCGCCGCGGCTTCCGTCGCCANNNNNN NNCAATCCTATCCTCTTGAACTCTTATTCGAAATACCTCGTCTCAACAACCCAAATGTTAGCAAAGCCCTTCAAGAGATCTCCCAGAAGTCAAGAATCAAAGCATTTGTCATTGATTTCTTCTGCAATCCAGTTTTTGAAGTTTCTACAGGCTTGAATATACCCACTTACTTCTACATCAGCTCCGGCGCGTTTGGCCTTTGCCCCTTTCTGAATTTCCCCACTATCGAGGAAACCGTTCCTGGAGACCTTGCTGACTTGAATGATTTTGTCGAAATTCCTGGCTGCCCACCCGTTCACTCATCAGATTTCCCCGAGGCTATGATTCATCGTAAGAGTAATATCTACAAACATTTTATGGACGCCGCAAGAAACATGGCAAAATCAACCGGAAACCTGGTAAACGCATTTGATGCGCTCGAGTTTAGGGCTAAGGAAGCACTGATAAACGGTTTGTGCATTCCCAATGCGCCAACACCGCCTGTTTACTTGGTTGGACCCTTAGTTGGTGATAGCAACCGTAACAACGGCTGCATACAGCATGAATGCCTGAAGTGGCTTGATTCGCAGCCCAGCAAAAGCGTGATTTTCCTCTGCTTCGGCAGGAGGGGCTTGTTTTCCGTTGAACAGCTTAAAGAAATGGCGCTTGGTCTGGAAAATAGCGGCTATAGATTTCTTTGGTCCGTGCGCAGTCCACCGGGCAAGCAGAATTCAGCAGCGGCGGAGCCAGACTTGGATGAGCTGCTACCAAAGGGTTTCCTGGAGAGAACTAAAGACAGGGGCTTCATAATTAAGTCATGGGCGCCGCAGACGGAAGTGCTGAGTCACGATTCGGTGGGTGGGTTCGTGACACACTGCGGTAGGAGCTCAATTCTGGAAGCGGTGTCGCTGGGGGTGCCGATGATCGGGTGGCCGTTGTACGCGGAGCAGAGGATGAATCGGGTTTTCATGGTGGAGGAAATGAAGGTGGCGCTGCCATTAGAGGAGACGGCGGATGGGTTAGTGACGGcggttgagttggagaagcgAGTCAGACAGTTGATGGACTCCCAGACGGGAAGAGCTGTGCGACACCGAGTGACCGAATTGAAAAGCTCCGCTGCGGCGGCGGTGCGGAAGAATGGATCGTCGCTAGTGGCGTTGCAAAATTTCATTGCGTCGGTGACTCGGGTTTGA
- the LOC105160419 gene encoding UDP-glycosyltransferase 88B1-like isoform X2 — translation MGHLVSMVELGKFILHHHPSLSITILTAPPSFNTGSTATYIRHISATVPSITFHYLPPISLELDSFPSTASVTFEVLHRSNPHVRRILESISLSATISAIVIDMFCTCALPIAAELNIPTYYFMPSGACDLALLLHFPTLHNATTKSFRDMNTILHVPGIPPLPSSDLSDPMLYRNSMDYESLLNFAQNIPNSAGIIVNTFESLETKPLNAIREGKCNPGGHTPPVFPVGPLFASEDRHDCLNWLDKQPSKSVVFLCFGSLGLFSAAQLKEIAVGLERSGQRFLWVVRSPPSDDKSKRYLPPPEPDLDTLLPAGFLDRTKDRGLVLKSWAPQVAVLNHESVGGFVTHCGWNSVMEAVWAAVPMVTWPLYAEQKMNRVVLVKELKVALRMEVADDDFVAAEEVERRLRELMESEKGREIRKVVEEKSVEARAAMREGGSSIAAIGKLVELWKRA, via the coding sequence ATGGGCCATCTGGTTTCCATGGTGGAGCTAGGTAAATTCATCCTTCACCACCACCCTTCCCTCTCCATCACTATTCTCACGGCGCCGCCCTCTTTCAACACCGGCTCCACCGCCACCTACATCCGCCACATCTCCGCCACCGTCCCTTCCATCACCTTCCACTACTTGCCCCCCATCTCCCTCGAACTCGACTCCTTTCCCTCCACCGCATCAGTCACTTTTGAAGTTCTCCACCGGAGCAACCCCCACGTCCGTCGTATCCTGGAGAGCATTTCCCTCTCAGCCACCATCTCCGCCATCGTCATAGACATGTTCTGCACATGTGCTCTGCCAATCGCCGCCGAACTCAATATCCCTACTTACTACTTCATGCCTTCCGGTGCTTGCGATCTCGCGCTTTTACTACACTTTCCCACACTTCACAACGCCACCACTAAAAGTTTCAGAGATATGAACACGATTTTGCATGTACCCGGGATTCCCCCACTCCCATCTTCTGATTTGTCTGACCCGATGCTTTATCGAAACTCCATGGATTATGAAAGCTTGCTAAATTTTGCCCAAAACATACCAAATTCAGCGGGAATCATTGTGAACACATTCGAAAGCCTCGAAACGAAACCTCTTAATGCCATACGAGAAGGCAAATGCAACCCTGGTGGCCATACGCCGCCGGTTTTCCCCGTCGGACCACTCTTTGCCAGCGAAGATCGTCATGATTGTCTGAATTGGCTAGACAAACAACCAAGTAAAAGCGTTGTCTTCTTATGTTTCGGCAGTTTGGGTTTGTTCTCGGCAGCGCAGTTGAAGGAAATAGCAGTGGGGCTAGAAAGAAGTGGGCAGAGGTTTCTATGGGTTGTGCGGTCGCCTCCGTCCGATGACAAGAGTAAACGGTATTTACCGCCACCGGAGCCGGACTTGGACACTCTTCTCCCGGCCGGGTTCCTGGATCGGACGAAGGACCGCGGACTCGTCCTCAAGTCATGGGCCCCACAGGTGGCGGTGCTGAACCACGAATCAGTCGGCGGGTTCGTAACGCACTGCGGCTGGAACTCGGTGATGGAAGCGGTGTGGGCTGCCGTGCCAATGGTGACGTGGCCGCTGTACGCGGAACAGAAGATGAACAGGGTGGTGCTGGTGAAGGAGCTGAAGGTGGCCTTGAGGATGGAGGTGGCGGACGACGATTTCGTTGCAGCGGAGGAGGTGGAGCGACGGCTGAGAGAGTTGATGGAATCAGAGAAAGGGAGGGAAATACGGAAGGTGGTTGAAGAAAAGAGCGTGGAGGCGAGAGCTGCAATGAGGGAAGGAGGTTCCTCCATTGCTGCAATTGGAAAGCTGGTGGAGTTGTGGAAACGTGcttaa
- the LOC105160419 gene encoding UDP-glycosyltransferase 88B1-like isoform X1, whose protein sequence is METVVLYPSPGMGHLIALVELGKLILHHHPSFSLHILIVLPSYYTGSTAAYIRHISATVPSITFHYLPPISLELDSFPSTASVTFEVLHRSNPHVRRILESISLSATISAIVIDMFCTCALPIAAELNIPTYYFMPSGACDLALLLHFPTLHNATTKSFRDMNTILHVPGIPPLPSSDLSDPMLYRNSMDYESLLNFAQNIPNSAGIIVNTFESLETKPLNAIREGKCNPGGHTPPVFPVGPLFASEDRHDCLNWLDKQPSKSVVFLCFGSLGLFSAAQLKEIAVGLERSGQRFLWVVRSPPSDDKSKRYLPPPEPDLDTLLPAGFLDRTKDRGLVLKSWAPQVAVLNHESVGGFVTHCGWNSVMEAVWAAVPMVTWPLYAEQKMNRVVLVKELKVALRMEVADDDFVAAEEVERRLRELMESEKGREIRKVVEEKSVEARAAMREGGSSIAAIGKLVELWKRA, encoded by the exons ATGGAAACTGTAGTTCTATATCCATCCCCAGGAATGGGGCATCTGATTGCCCTAGTGGAGCTAGGAAAACTCAtcctccaccaccaccctTCCTTCTCCCTCCACATCCTCATCGTCCTACCATCTTACTACACCGGCTCGACCGCCG CCTACATCCGCCACATCTCCGCCACCGTCCCTTCCATCACCTTCCACTACTTGCCCCCCATCTCCCTCGAACTCGACTCCTTTCCCTCCACCGCATCAGTCACTTTTGAAGTTCTCCACCGGAGCAACCCCCACGTCCGTCGTATCCTGGAGAGCATTTCCCTCTCAGCCACCATCTCCGCCATCGTCATAGACATGTTCTGCACATGTGCTCTGCCAATCGCCGCCGAACTCAATATCCCTACTTACTACTTCATGCCTTCCGGTGCTTGCGATCTCGCGCTTTTACTACACTTTCCCACACTTCACAACGCCACCACTAAAAGTTTCAGAGATATGAACACGATTTTGCATGTACCCGGGATTCCCCCACTCCCATCTTCTGATTTGTCTGACCCGATGCTTTATCGAAACTCCATGGATTATGAAAGCTTGCTAAATTTTGCCCAAAACATACCAAATTCAGCGGGAATCATTGTGAACACATTCGAAAGCCTCGAAACGAAACCTCTTAATGCCATACGAGAAGGCAAATGCAACCCTGGTGGCCATACGCCGCCGGTTTTCCCCGTCGGACCACTCTTTGCCAGCGAAGATCGTCATGATTGTCTGAATTGGCTAGACAAACAACCAAGTAAAAGCGTTGTCTTCTTATGTTTCGGCAGTTTGGGTTTGTTCTCGGCAGCGCAGTTGAAGGAAATAGCAGTGGGGCTAGAAAGAAGTGGGCAGAGGTTTCTATGGGTTGTGCGGTCGCCTCCGTCCGATGACAAGAGTAAACGGTATTTACCGCCACCGGAGCCGGACTTGGACACTCTTCTCCCGGCCGGGTTCCTGGATCGGACGAAGGACCGCGGACTCGTCCTCAAGTCATGGGCCCCACAGGTGGCGGTGCTGAACCACGAATCAGTCGGCGGGTTCGTAACGCACTGCGGCTGGAACTCGGTGATGGAAGCGGTGTGGGCTGCCGTGCCAATGGTGACGTGGCCGCTGTACGCGGAACAGAAGATGAACAGGGTGGTGCTGGTGAAGGAGCTGAAGGTGGCCTTGAGGATGGAGGTGGCGGACGACGATTTCGTTGCAGCGGAGGAGGTGGAGCGACGGCTGAGAGAGTTGATGGAATCAGAGAAAGGGAGGGAAATACGGAAGGTGGTTGAAGAAAAGAGCGTGGAGGCGAGAGCTGCAATGAGGGAAGGAGGTTCCTCCATTGCTGCAATTGGAAAGCTGGTGGAGTTGTGGAAACGTGcttaa
- the LOC110011870 gene encoding UDP-glycosyltransferase 88B1-like, with amino-acid sequence METIVLYPSPGMGHLVSMVELGKFILHHHPSLSITILTAPPSFNTGSTATYIRHISATVPSITFYHLPPISLDLEPFSSVEAVIFEILNQSNPHVCRALETISLSATVSAFVIDFFCTCALPISAELNIPTYYFFTSGACILAFFLYFPTIHNTCTKSFRDMNELLHVPGIPPIPSSDMIKPMLDRDSTDYESLLNYAQNIPNSAGIIVNTFESLETKPLNAIREGKCNPGGHTPPVFSVGPLYRRSGRQGGGSGINDCLSWLDKQPSKSVVYLCFGSLGLFSAAQLKEIAVGLERSGQRFLWVVRSPPSDDKSKRYLPPPEPDLDTLLPAGFLDRTKDRGLVLKSWAPQVAVLNHEAVGGFVTHCGWNSVLEAVCAAVPMVAWPLYAEQQMNRLVLVEDMKVALRMEVAEDDFVAAEEVERRVRELMESEKGREIRKVVEEMSVEGKGAMMEGGSSIAALAKLLQSWKCV; translated from the coding sequence ATGGAAACTATAGTTCTATATCCTTCCCCTGGAATGGGCCATCTGGTTTCCATGGTGGAGCTAGGTAAATTCATCCTTCACCACCACCCTTCCCTCTCCATCACTATTCTCACGGCGCCGCCCTCTTTCAACACCGGCTCCACCGCCACCTACATCCGCCACATCTCCGCCACCGTCCCTTCCATCACTTTCTACCACCTACCCCCCATCTCCCTCGACCTTGAGCCCTTTTCTTCTGTGGAAGCAGTCATTTTCGAAATCCTCAACCAGAGCAACCCCCATGTCTGCCGCGCACTGGAAACCATTTCCCTCTCAGCCACCGTCTCCGCCTTCGTCATCGACTTCTTTTGCACCTGTGCTTTGCCTATTTCCGCCGAACTCAATATCCCTACCTACTACTTCTTCACTTCCGGTGCTTGCATTCTCGCGTTTTTCCTCTATTTTCCCACAATTCACAACACTTGCACCAAAAGTTTCAGAGATATGAACGAGCTTTTGCATGTTCCCGGGATTCCCCCAATCCCATCTTCTGATATGATTAAGCCGATGCTCGATCGAGACTCCACGGATTATGAAAGCTTGCTAAATTATGCCCAAAACATACCAAATTCAGCGGGAATCATTGTGAACACATTCGAAAGCCTCGAAACGAAACCTCTTAATGCCATACGAGAAGGCAAATGCAACCCTGGTGGCCATACGCCGCCGGTTTTCTCCGTCGGACCACTCTACCGAAGGTCAGGTCGTCAGGGTGGCGGCAGCGGCATCAATGATTGTCTGAGTTGGCTGGACAAACAACCAAGTAAAAGCGTTGTCTACTTATGTTTCGGCAGTTTGGGTTTGTTCTCAGCTGCGCAGTTGAAGGAAATAGCAGTGGGGTTAGAAAGAAGTGGGCAGAGGTTTCTATGGGTTGTGCGGTCGCCTCCGTCCGATGACAAGAGTAAACGGTATTTACCGCCACCGGAGCCGGACTTGGACACTCTTCTCCCGGCCGGGTTCCTGGATCGGACGAAGGACCGCGGACTCGTCCTGAAGTCATGGGCCCCACAGGTGGCGGTGCTGAACCACGAAGCAGTAGGCGGGTTCGTAACGCACTGCGGCTGGAACTCGGTGCTGGAAGCGGTGTGCGCCGCCGTGCCGATGGTGGCGTGGCCACTGTATGCGGAGCAGCAGATGAACAGGTTGGTGCTGGTGGAGGATATGAAGGTGGCCTTGAGGATGGAGGTGGCGGAGGACGATTTCGTAGCGGCGGAGGAGGTGGAGCGGAGGGTGAGAGAGCTGATGGAATCAGAGAAAGGGAGGGAAATACGGAAGGTGGTTGAAGAAATGAGCGTGGAGGGTAAGGGTGCAATGATGGAAGGAGGTTCCTCCATTGCAGCACTTGCGAAACTGCTCCAGTCCTGGAAATGTGTTTAA
- the LOC105160418 gene encoding UDP-glycosyltransferase 88B1-like translates to METIVLYPSPGMGHLVSMVELGKFILHHHPSLSITILTAPPSFNTGSTATYIRHISATVPSITFYHLPPISLDLEPFPSMEAVIFEVLNQSNPHVRRALETISLSATVSAFVIDFFCTCALPISAELNIPTYYFFTSGACILAFFLYFPTIHNTCTKSFRDMNELLHVPGIPPIPSSDMIKPLLDRDSTDYENFLNFAQNIPNSAGIIVNTFESLETRPLNAIREGKCNPGGHTPPVFSVGPLLATEGRQGGGSGINDCLSWLDKQPSKSVVYLCFGSLGLFSAAQLKEIAVGLERSGQRFLWVVRSPPSDDKSTRYLPPPEPDLDTLLPAGFLDRTKDRGLVLKSWAPQVAVLNHESVGGFVTHCGWNSVLEGVCAAVPMVAWPLYAEQKMNRVVLVEDMKVALRMEVAEDEFVEAEEVERRVRELMESEKGREIRKVVEEMSVEGKGAMMEGGSSIAALAKLLQSWKCV, encoded by the coding sequence ATGGAAACTATAGTTCTATATCCTTCCCCTGGAATGGGCCATCTGGTTTCCATGGTGGAGCTAGGTAAATTCATCCTTCACCACCACCCTTCCCTCTCCATCACTATTCTCACGGCGCCGCCCTCTTTCAACACCGGCTCCACCGCCACCTACATCCGCCACATCTCCGCCACCGTCCCTTCCATCACTTTCTACCACCTACCCCCCATCTCCCTCGACCTTGAGCCCTTTCCTTCTATGGAAGCAGTCATTTTCGAAGTCCTCAACCAGAGCAACCCCCATGTCCGCCGCGCACTGGAAACCATTTCCCTCTCAGCCACCGTCTCCGCCTTCGTCATCGACTTCTTTTGCACCTGTGCTTTGCCTATTTCCGCCGAACTCAATATCCCTACCTACTACTTCTTCACTTCCGGTGCTTGCATTCTCGCGTTTTTCCTCTATTTTCCCACAATTCACAACACTTGCACCAAAAGTTTCAGAGATATGAACGAGCTTTTGCATGTTCCGGGGATTCCCCCAATCCCATCTTCTGATATGATTAAGCCGTTGCTCGATCGAGACTCCACGGATTATGAAAACTTCCTAAATTTTGCCCAAAACATCCCAAATTCAGCGGGAATCATTGTGAACACATTTGAAAGCCTCGAAACGAGACCTCTTAATGCCATACGAGAAGGCAAATGCAACCCTGGTGGCCATACGCCGCCGGTTTTCTCCGTCGGACCACTCTTGGCTACCGAAGGTCGTCAGGGTGGCGGCAGCGGCATCAATGATTGTCTGAGTTGGCTGGACAAACAACCAAGTAAAAGCGTTGTCTACTTATGTTTCGGCAGTTTGGGTTTGTTCTCAGCTGCGCAGTTGAAGGAAATAGCAGTGGGGTTAGAAAGAAGTGGGCAGAGGTTTCTATGGGTTGTGCGGTCGCCTCCTTCCGATGACAAGAGTACACGGTATTTACCGCCACCGGAACCGGACTTGGACACTCTTCTCCCGGCCGGGTTCCTGGATCGGACGAAGGACCGCGGACTCGTCCTGAAGTCATGGGCCCCACAGGTGGCGGTGCTGAACCACGAATCAGTAGGCGGGTTCGTAACGCACTGCGGCTGGAACTCGGTGCTGGAAGGGGTGTGTGCCGCTGTGCCAATGGTGGCGTGGCCACTGTACGCGGAGCAGAAGATGAACAGGGTGGTGCTGGTGGAGGATATGAAGGTGGCCTTGAGGATGGAGGTGGCGGAGGACGAATTCGTAGAAGCGGAGGAGGTGGAGCGGAGGGTGAGAGAGCTGATGGAATCGGAGAAAGGGAGGGAAATACGGAAGGTGGTTGAAGAAATGAGCGTGGAGGGTAAGGGTGCAATGATGGAAGGAGGTTCCTCCATTGCAGCACTTGCGAAGCTGCTCCAGTCCTGGAAATGTGTTTAA
- the LOC105160420 gene encoding protein SGT1 homolog translates to MASSDLEKKAKEAFIDDHFELAVDLYSQAIALSPSNAELFADRAQANIKLQNFTEAVADANKAIELDPSMAKAYLRKGMACFKLEEYQTAKVALETGASLAPGDSRFTNLIKECDERIAEEAAELPKQSVDKARTNGITQNNMPPVVGLSSQGTSTTLSSTRPRYRHEFYQKPEEVVVTIFAKGIPANSVVVDFGEQILSVTIELPGEEAYHFQPRLFGKIIPEKCRYDVMSTKIEIRLAKADTVHWTSLEFVRDVAVLQKPNVSSGIQKPTYPSSKPKRVDWDKLEAEVKKEEKEEKLDGDAALNKFFRDIYRDADEDTRRAMSKSFVESNGTVLSTNWKEVGSKKVEGSPPDGMEMKKWEY, encoded by the exons ATGGCGTCGTCGGATCTGGAAAAGAAGGCGAAGGAGGCGTTCATCGATGACCACTTTGAGCTAGCAGTTGACCTATACTCTCAAGCCATTGCCTTAAGCCCTAGCAACGCGGAGCTCTTTGCTGATCGTGCTCAGGCCAATATTAAGCTCCAAAACTTTACTG AGGCTGTTGCTGATGCAAATAAAGCAATTGAGTTGGACCCTTCAATGGCCAAGGCGTATCTGCGCAAAGG AATGGCCTGTTTCAAGCTCGAAGAATATCAGACTGCTAAGGTGGCCCTGGAAACTGGTGCTTCTCTAGCACCTGGAGATTCCAGGTTTACCAACTTGATCAAAGAATGTGATGAGCGCATAGCAG AGGAAGCTGCTGAGCTGCCTAAGCAATCGGTTGATAAAGCTCGAACAAATGGGATAACTCAAAATAATATGCCGCCAGTTGTTGGCTTGTCTAGTCAAGGAACTAGTACAACACTGTCGTCTACAAGACCCAGATACAG GCATGAATTTTACCAGAAACCAGAGGAAGTGGTGGTAACAATATTTGCAAAGGGCATACCGGCAAATAGCGTTGTGGTTGACTTCGGTGAACAGATA CTTAGTGTTACCATCGAGTTGCCTGGTGAAGAAGCATATCATTTTCAACCTCGCTTATTTGGAAAG ATAATTCCTGAAAAATGTAGATATGACGTCAtgtcaacaaaaattgaaatccgACTTGCAAAAGCAGACACTGTTCATTGGACATCCCTTGAATTTGTTAGGGACGTTGCAGTTCTACAGAAACCGAATGTATCATCAG GAATTCAAAAACCTACTTATCCCTCCTCCAAACCAAAGAGAGTAGATTGGGATAAGTTGGAAGCAGAAGTAAAAAAGGAG GAGAAGGAAGAGAAACTAGATGGTGATGCAGCTTTGAACAAATTTTTCAGAGACATTTACCGAGATGCCGATGAAGATACAAGAAGAGCCATGAGCAAATCTTTT GTTGAGTCAAACGGGACAGTGCTATCAACAAATTGGAAGGAAGTGGGTTCAAAGAAGGTCGAAGGAAGCCCCCCTGACGGCATGGAGATGAAGAAATGGGAGTACTGA
- the LOC105160421 gene encoding probable NADH dehydrogenase [ubiquinone] 1 alpha subcomplex subunit 5, mitochondrial, translating to MFLRRLARPMMMMAKVKETTGIVGLDVVPNAREVLIGLYTKTLDEIKAVPQDEGYRKAVESFTRHRLKVCQEEEDWEAIEKKLGCGQVEELIEEAQDELKLIGHMIEWKPWGIPDDYECEVIENDAPVPKHIPLHRPGPLPEEFYTTLEAVETGTLKQIISASEKVNPAITSSESQAK from the exons ATGTTTCTACGGAGGTTAGCGCGgccgatgatgatgatggcgAAAGTGAAGGAGACGACGGGGATTGTAGGACTCGACGTCGTACCCAATGCCCGAGAAGTGCTGATCGGACTTTACACCAAAACCCTAGACGAGATCAAGGCGGTGCCGCAGGACGAGGGGTACCGCAAAGCCGTCGAGAGCTTCACGCGTCATCGACTGAAGGTGTGTCAGGAGGAGGAGGACTGGGAGGCGATTGAGAAGAAACTCGGATGTGGACAGGTCGAAGAGTTGATTGAGGAAGCTCAGGATGAACTGAAGCTCATTGGTCACATGATCG AGTGGAAACCATGGGGTATACCTGATGACTATGAATGTGAAGTTATCGAGAATGATGCTCCAGTACCTAAACATATCCCCTTGCATCGACCTGGTCCTCTTCCTGAAGAGTTCTATACGACGCTGGAGGCTGTTGAGACAGGCACTTTGAAGCAAATTATTTCAGCCTCAGAAAAGGTCAATCCTGCCATTACATCCAGTGAATCACAGGCCAAGTAG